A region of Vitis vinifera cultivar Pinot Noir 40024 chromosome 15, ASM3070453v1 DNA encodes the following proteins:
- the LOC109121428 gene encoding vestitone reductase: protein MIGQPTRQKQREKRNKEREQREMEGENEKGRVCVTGGTGFIASWLIMKLLQHGYSVNATIRSHPGSKKDISYITNLPGASEKLQIFNADLSEPHSFEPALEGCIGVFHVAHPVDFEAREPEETVTRRSVEGTLAILKACLNSKTVKRVVYTSSASAVVFNDKDEDMKDESSWSDVEFIRSLGSFAGPYMISKTETERAALEFAEKHGLDLVTLLPSFVVGPFLCPFLPGSVQMALTMIKGIQDQYQNLMNTSMVHVDDVASAHIFLLHYPNAKGRYNCSSNTITINEMSEFLSAKYPQLPIPTTESLSGIQGYRTPGLSSKKLLDTGFVFKHGLDEMFDGAVQCCKEKGFL from the exons ATGATAGGGCAACCCACGAGACAAAAGCAGAGggaaaagagaaacaaagaGAGAGAACAGAGAGAGATGGAAGGTGAGAATGAGAAAGGAAGGGTGTGTGTAACAGGTGGTACAGGATTCATAGCATCATGGCTCATCATGAAGCTTCTTCAACATGGCTACTCTGTTAACGCCACCATTAGATCTCACCCTG GAAGCAAGAAAGATATCAGCTACATAACAAACCTACCAGGAGCATCAGAAAAGCTCCAAATCTTCAATGCAGATCTCAGTGAACCACACAGCTTTGAGCCAGCCTTGGAGGGATGCATTGGGGTTTTCCATGTTGCCCATCCTGTTGATTTTGAAGCCAGAGAACCAGAGGAAACTGTGACCAGAAGATCAGTGGAAGGAACACTAGCCATTTTAAAGGCATGCCTGAATTCAAAGACAGTAAAGAGGGTTGTCTACACCTCTAGTGCATCTGCTGTTGTGTTCAATGACAAGGATGAAGACATGAAGGATGAGAGTTCATGGAGTGATGTGGAGTTCATCAGGTCTCTAGGGTCTTTTGCAGGGCCATACATGATTTCCAAGACAGAAACTGAAAGGGCAGCTCTTGAATTTGCAGAAAAACATGGCCTGGATCTTGTGACTTTGCTTCCTTCCTTTGTTGTTGGTCCCTTCCTTTGTCCATTTCTTCCTGGATCAGTGCAGATGGCACTTACTATGATCAAGG GTATTCAGGATCAGTACCAGAATCTTATGAACACATCAATGGTGCATGTAGATGATGTAGCCAGTGCCCATATCTTTCTTCTTCACTACCCCAATGCAAAAGGCAGATACAATTGTTCATCAAATACAATAACGATTAATGAGATGTCTGAGTTTCTCTCTGCCAAGTACCCACAACTTCCAATCCCCACAACCGA GTCTTTAAGTGGGATTCAAGGTTACAGAACACCTGGCCTCTCATCAAAGAAGCTTTTGGATACGGGTTTTGTATTCAAGCATGGGCTGGATGAAATGTTTGATGGAGCAGTTCAATGCTGCAAAGAAAAGGGCTTTCTTTAG